One genomic region from Thermomicrobiales bacterium encodes:
- a CDS encoding DNA polymerase III subunit alpha, translating into MPEFAHLHLHTEYSLLDGMGRIPEYIEQAQESGIQHLAVTDHGVMYAAYDFYKQVSKAGLHPIVGMEAYFAEGKAGPPPPDASEAERKARRKAYHLLLLAENETGYRNLMKLASQASLNGFYYRPRIDIDMLARHHDGIIATSACLGGPLANNLLNERPDTARDYAVKLAEIFGRERFFVEIQDHGLKEQLQVNRDLISLAKSFALPLVVTNDVHYCKQADSPAQELLVCIQTNTTLNDPKRLKPETDELYLKSPQEMWNRFAELPDGLKNSMRIAEMCQLDLSPQGFQLPDFDVPAGYTNHEYLEHLVRAGAAERYDLSDSDVENRIAYELRVIGNMNLTNYFLVVWDFVRFAKENDIPVGPGRGSAAGSIVTYCLAITSLDPLKHGLIFERFLNPDRLSLPDIDIDFADDRRDEVIQYVVGKYGDDRVAQISTFGTMAARASLRDVGRAMGMPFSEIDRVAKLIPAEPKMTIEKALDRVAELNDVLEADKRLRELVDNAKKVEGIARHSSTHAAGVVISRDPLIETVPLQRASGKSEGEVTTQYQMGLLEEIGLLKMDFLGLTTLTILRRAVDLARRKSPDLTIDAIPLEDEEAFLRLQQGDTIGVFQLEGGMTTRMTTEVAPNSFDDLIALMALIRPGPAGGAAEFCDRKHGRSPVTYMHPDLEPILKGTFGIAVYQEQIMQIANAIAGFSMADADGLRSAMGKKKQDLMESYRKPFIEGAVAHGLTAALADELYSMMARFGGYGFNKAHSAAYAVIAAQTAYLKAHYPVEFMCALMTTDGDNHDRLVSDVAHVRRMGHDVLGPDINRSELDFQPEIGSNGKESIRYGLSAIKNVGKGAAESILKARCDHPNQEFASLEDFCSSVDWTKVSRKVADSLAKSGALDCFGPRSVILNRLEPTISGAIDRQRAAAKGQLGFDMLGGSVAKQVETPESITRNLELPLRQRLSWERELLGIYLSDHPVNDVLQRVGSYGRQVINDVHDRFPGDRVRIIGRVDTSRRFLTKANKTMAIMDFEDMTGTIELVAFPETYQTFQDAWEVDNVIEVEAKVDLRGEKQQLICERVFDSIDALGPRPSQRQVHIALVSDSSDANARIDEMQRVLQIIREHDGDDEVVVHLRVGEDDLPMRSRTLKVEWNELLQAELQNLLGEASVWVEPIRDAVLAA; encoded by the coding sequence TTGCCCGAATTCGCTCACCTGCACCTGCACACCGAGTACTCGCTCCTCGATGGAATGGGTCGCATTCCCGAATACATCGAACAAGCGCAGGAATCAGGCATCCAGCACCTTGCGGTAACCGACCACGGCGTCATGTATGCCGCCTACGATTTCTACAAGCAGGTGTCGAAAGCTGGACTACACCCTATCGTGGGCATGGAAGCGTATTTTGCGGAAGGCAAAGCGGGCCCTCCTCCGCCTGACGCATCGGAAGCGGAACGGAAGGCGCGACGCAAGGCATACCATCTCCTCCTGCTGGCGGAAAACGAAACCGGTTACCGGAATCTGATGAAGCTCGCATCGCAAGCGAGCCTGAACGGCTTCTACTACCGGCCGCGGATCGATATCGACATGCTCGCCAGACACCACGACGGCATCATCGCCACCTCGGCATGCCTCGGAGGCCCTCTGGCGAATAACCTCCTCAACGAACGCCCTGATACTGCTCGTGACTATGCGGTGAAGCTGGCGGAGATCTTCGGGCGCGAACGGTTTTTCGTCGAGATTCAGGATCACGGCCTCAAGGAGCAGCTCCAGGTCAACCGGGACCTGATCTCGCTCGCGAAGTCGTTCGCCTTGCCGCTCGTGGTGACGAACGACGTCCACTACTGCAAGCAAGCGGATTCCCCAGCGCAAGAGCTTCTGGTCTGCATTCAGACGAACACCACGTTGAATGACCCCAAGCGGCTCAAGCCCGAAACCGACGAGCTCTACCTGAAGAGCCCGCAAGAGATGTGGAATCGGTTTGCAGAACTGCCCGATGGTCTGAAGAACTCGATGCGCATCGCGGAGATGTGCCAACTCGATCTCTCGCCTCAGGGCTTTCAGCTACCCGACTTCGATGTTCCCGCGGGGTATACGAACCACGAGTATCTGGAACACCTGGTGCGCGCGGGAGCCGCCGAACGATACGACCTCTCTGATAGCGATGTGGAAAACAGAATCGCTTACGAGCTGCGCGTCATCGGGAACATGAATCTCACCAACTATTTCCTGGTGGTGTGGGACTTCGTGCGCTTCGCCAAGGAGAACGACATTCCGGTCGGTCCAGGCCGCGGTTCCGCAGCGGGAAGCATCGTCACCTATTGTCTCGCGATCACGTCGCTCGATCCGCTCAAACACGGATTGATCTTCGAGCGGTTTCTCAACCCGGATCGTCTTTCCCTTCCGGATATCGATATCGACTTTGCGGACGATCGGCGCGACGAGGTGATCCAGTACGTCGTCGGGAAGTACGGCGACGATCGTGTTGCGCAAATCTCCACGTTTGGAACCATGGCGGCGCGCGCATCGCTGCGTGATGTCGGTCGCGCGATGGGCATGCCGTTCAGCGAGATCGACCGGGTGGCCAAGCTCATTCCGGCAGAACCGAAGATGACGATCGAAAAGGCGCTCGACCGCGTCGCCGAGCTCAACGACGTCCTCGAGGCCGACAAGCGCCTGCGCGAACTGGTCGACAATGCGAAGAAGGTCGAGGGCATCGCTCGCCACTCGTCCACCCACGCAGCGGGTGTGGTCATTTCTCGCGATCCGCTGATCGAGACGGTCCCGTTGCAGCGTGCGAGCGGCAAGAGCGAAGGCGAGGTCACCACCCAGTATCAAATGGGATTGCTCGAGGAAATCGGTCTTCTCAAGATGGACTTCCTCGGCTTGACCACCCTCACGATCCTTCGGCGGGCTGTCGATCTCGCGCGGCGCAAGTCACCCGACCTGACCATCGACGCGATTCCGCTGGAAGATGAAGAAGCATTTCTCCGTTTGCAGCAAGGCGACACGATCGGGGTCTTCCAGTTGGAAGGTGGCATGACCACCCGCATGACCACCGAGGTGGCGCCGAACTCGTTCGACGACCTCATTGCACTCATGGCGTTGATCAGGCCAGGACCAGCAGGAGGAGCCGCCGAGTTCTGCGACCGCAAGCATGGGCGCTCACCGGTGACCTACATGCATCCCGACCTGGAGCCAATCCTGAAGGGCACGTTTGGCATTGCGGTCTATCAGGAGCAGATCATGCAGATTGCGAACGCGATCGCAGGATTCTCCATGGCGGACGCCGATGGCCTTCGCAGCGCCATGGGCAAGAAGAAACAGGACTTGATGGAGTCCTATCGCAAGCCCTTCATCGAGGGCGCCGTCGCGCATGGCCTGACGGCGGCATTGGCCGACGAGCTCTATTCCATGATGGCGCGTTTCGGCGGTTATGGATTCAACAAAGCGCATAGCGCCGCGTACGCCGTGATCGCGGCACAGACGGCCTATCTCAAGGCGCACTATCCGGTCGAATTCATGTGCGCGCTCATGACGACCGATGGCGACAATCACGACCGGCTCGTTTCGGACGTGGCGCATGTGCGGCGGATGGGCCATGACGTATTGGGACCGGATATCAATCGCAGCGAGCTCGACTTCCAGCCGGAAATCGGGTCGAACGGCAAGGAATCGATTCGCTACGGACTGAGCGCCATCAAGAACGTCGGCAAGGGCGCGGCGGAATCGATTCTGAAGGCGCGGTGCGACCATCCCAATCAAGAGTTCGCCAGCCTGGAGGATTTCTGCTCGTCAGTCGACTGGACGAAAGTCTCCCGCAAAGTGGCCGATTCGCTGGCCAAGAGCGGCGCGCTCGACTGCTTCGGTCCGCGCAGCGTGATACTCAACCGGTTGGAACCAACGATCTCCGGCGCCATCGACCGGCAACGCGCGGCGGCCAAGGGTCAACTGGGCTTCGATATGCTCGGAGGCTCCGTCGCGAAACAAGTCGAGACGCCTGAATCGATCACCAGGAATCTCGAGCTTCCCTTGCGGCAGCGGCTGTCGTGGGAGCGTGAGTTGCTCGGAATCTACCTGAGCGACCATCCAGTAAACGACGTCTTGCAGCGCGTCGGCAGCTACGGACGACAGGTCATCAACGATGTGCACGACCGTTTTCCTGGCGATCGAGTGCGCATCATCGGTCGGGTCGACACATCACGGCGCTTCCTCACGAAAGCGAACAAGACAATGGCCATCATGGACTTCGAGGACATGACCGGGACGATCGAGCTCGTGGCATTTCCGGAGACCTATCAGACGTTCCAGGATGCCTGGGAAGTCGATAACGTCATTGAGGTCGAGGCCAAGGTCGACTTGCGTGGCGAAAAGCAGCAGCTGATCTGCGAGCGCGTATTCGATTCGATCGACGCCCTCGGCCCAAGACCCAGCCAGCGGCAGGTGCATATCGCGCTGGTGAGCGATTCGTCGGACGCAAACGCCCGTATCGACGAAATGCAGCGGGTGCTGCAGATCATCCGGGAACACGACGGTGACGATGAAGTCGTCGTCCACTTGCGTGTCGGCGAGGACGACCTGCCGATGCGCAGCCGGACCTTGAAGGTCGAGTGGAACGAATTGCTGCAGGCCGAGCTCCAGAACTTGCTCGGAGAGGCCTCGGTGTGGGTCGAGCCAATCCGCGATGCGGTTCTGGCGGCTTAG
- a CDS encoding helix-turn-helix transcriptional regulator, with translation MTEFGQLLKSLRERRGVSQSKLAERAEFDHSYVSRLEGGARMPTRDAVDRLGDAMDLGEGERDMLLAAAGFLPRDFAKILSAEPVLGEVFYLLSDEQLPAEYRENMRQVLHLLAEQARIAMQLAPMGRVSAAA, from the coding sequence ATGACAGAGTTTGGCCAACTGCTGAAGTCGCTTCGGGAGCGGCGCGGCGTTTCTCAGAGCAAGCTCGCTGAACGCGCTGAGTTCGATCACAGCTACGTCAGCCGTCTCGAGGGCGGCGCGCGTATGCCAACCCGGGACGCGGTCGATCGCCTGGGCGATGCGATGGACCTGGGTGAGGGCGAGCGAGACATGCTCCTTGCGGCAGCAGGCTTCTTGCCGCGGGATTTCGCCAAGATTCTTTCGGCTGAGCCTGTGCTCGGTGAGGTCTTCTATCTGTTGAGCGACGAGCAGCTTCCCGCGGAATACCGCGAGAACATGCGCCAGGTTCTCCATCTGCTGGCAGAACAGGCGCGGATCGCTATGCAGCTCGCGCCCATGGGCCGGGTTTCCGCCGCCGCCTAG
- a CDS encoding bifunctional 5,10-methylenetetrahydrofolate dehydrogenase/5,10-methenyltetrahydrofolate cyclohydrolase has translation MDTLLLRGGDLATTLRSQIRLARMRLLRDGGRPPVLVTLAAEPNASAEAYRTSISRTMKRVEIEHRPVDLPAGCRDADLERALQELSNDPEVTGVLVLMPLPARIDKGIVSEQLDPLKDVDGVTVINAGRLHLGLPCLAPSTPNGGLALLDHYGIPMNGARAVVIGRSNVVGRPLAALLQRRNATVTVCHSGTRDLVSYTREADIVALAIGSPGFLTPDLIRPGAAVLDFGINVIGDRITGDADFDALLGVAGAITPVPGGTGPITALMLARNTIAAGIAGLHNDLDSIPPFEHWQSAEG, from the coding sequence ATGGACACCCTTCTCCTGCGAGGCGGCGACCTGGCCACAACGCTAAGGAGCCAGATCCGACTTGCTCGCATGAGGCTGCTGCGCGATGGTGGCCGTCCCCCGGTGCTCGTGACGCTGGCGGCGGAACCGAATGCATCGGCTGAGGCGTATCGCACCTCGATCTCCAGGACCATGAAGCGGGTCGAGATCGAGCATCGGCCGGTCGATTTGCCTGCCGGGTGCCGGGATGCCGATCTGGAGCGTGCGCTACAAGAGCTCAGCAATGACCCAGAGGTTACCGGGGTGCTGGTGCTCATGCCGCTCCCGGCGCGGATCGACAAGGGAATCGTTTCGGAACAACTCGACCCGTTGAAAGACGTCGACGGGGTGACGGTCATCAACGCCGGCCGTTTGCACCTGGGGCTTCCGTGTTTGGCGCCAAGCACGCCAAATGGCGGCCTTGCCCTGCTTGATCACTACGGGATACCGATGAACGGAGCGCGCGCCGTGGTCATCGGGCGAAGCAATGTGGTCGGTCGCCCTTTGGCTGCCCTCTTGCAGCGCCGAAACGCAACGGTGACCGTCTGCCACAGCGGCACCAGGGATTTGGTGTCGTACACACGCGAGGCCGATATTGTCGCGCTGGCAATCGGTAGCCCTGGTTTCCTAACACCGGACCTGATCCGCCCGGGCGCCGCAGTGCTCGACTTTGGCATCAATGTGATCGGAGACCGCATCACTGGCGATGCCGACTTCGACGCGCTCCTGGGTGTGGCCGGAGCGATCACCCCGGTTCCAGGGGGCACGGGACCGATCACGGCGTTGATGCTGGCACGCAACACGATCGCCGCTGGTATTGCCGGGCTGCACAACGATCTCGATTCCATCCCGCCGTTCGAGCATTGGCAGAGCGCAGAGGGCTGA
- the tilS gene encoding tRNA lysidine(34) synthetase TilS translates to MARTRSNRSGFEQRLLRAMRNSGVQPGDRLTVAFSGGVDSLALAAGLARVSPLLGTQIRLIHVDHQIRDNSQRDATACRQLAVALGLQIDIVTLESGLRRRTAGIGLEEAARRERYLALATAANDWESSTIVLGHQANDQVETMLLHLVRGAGLDGIAGMRPVEHRPVPWWVPEATEARNLTLLRPMLAESRAAIEAYVALLGLSPVADESNAETDFDRNWMRLRVLPEILKRWPHAVETISRSSAVLDADRSSMHRAADLAYHRVENADRTFCTDILSQLEPAVANRVLRRWLEWLGLAEVDSDVVHRLRALATDGDETRIEEAGSRCSIVVDGNRLVRFDQLMHEVAASIPIDTGDGWIIEIRDDPRPGDVPFDAPAGLPLEVRSIRQGDRWHGTNDSVMEDLRAAGVHPLVRTHVLAVASPAGVLLIPAIYPTIRGKVDDGSGKKAGVRWRRRS, encoded by the coding sequence ATGGCGAGAACGCGATCGAACCGATCGGGATTCGAGCAGCGTCTTCTCCGCGCGATGCGAAACAGTGGCGTGCAACCGGGGGATCGCCTGACGGTCGCGTTTTCTGGTGGCGTCGATTCGCTCGCCCTAGCCGCCGGGCTCGCACGCGTTTCCCCTCTGCTCGGAACGCAGATTCGGCTCATTCATGTCGATCATCAGATTCGTGACAACTCCCAACGCGATGCCACGGCCTGCCGTCAATTGGCGGTCGCGCTTGGTCTGCAGATCGACATCGTGACACTCGAATCCGGTCTGCGTCGACGAACGGCGGGCATAGGGCTAGAGGAAGCTGCCCGCAGAGAGCGCTATCTCGCGCTGGCAACCGCCGCCAATGATTGGGAGTCGTCAACGATCGTGCTGGGCCATCAGGCGAATGACCAGGTGGAGACTATGCTGCTGCATCTGGTGCGAGGAGCGGGGTTGGACGGGATCGCCGGCATGCGTCCCGTCGAGCACCGACCTGTTCCATGGTGGGTTCCGGAGGCAACGGAGGCGCGGAACCTCACGCTATTGCGTCCCATGCTCGCTGAATCCAGAGCAGCGATCGAGGCATATGTCGCGCTCCTGGGGTTGTCCCCGGTCGCCGACGAGAGCAACGCCGAAACCGACTTCGACCGGAACTGGATGCGCCTACGGGTACTCCCGGAAATCCTGAAGCGCTGGCCGCATGCGGTCGAGACGATCTCGCGCAGCTCGGCGGTGCTCGATGCAGATAGGTCTTCTATGCATCGAGCTGCGGATCTCGCCTATCATCGAGTGGAGAACGCTGACCGGACATTCTGTACGGACATATTGAGTCAGCTCGAGCCAGCTGTAGCAAACCGCGTGCTGCGGCGATGGCTCGAGTGGCTTGGGCTCGCCGAAGTGGATTCAGATGTTGTGCACCGCCTGCGGGCTCTGGCGACTGATGGTGACGAAACTCGAATCGAAGAGGCTGGGAGTCGCTGTTCGATCGTTGTCGACGGCAACCGGCTGGTCCGATTCGACCAGCTGATGCATGAGGTTGCCGCATCGATTCCGATCGATACGGGGGACGGATGGATCATCGAGATCCGCGACGATCCGCGACCGGGTGATGTCCCGTTCGACGCCCCAGCGGGTTTGCCGCTGGAGGTGCGTTCGATCAGACAAGGCGATCGGTGGCATGGGACGAACGACTCCGTGATGGAGGACCTGCGCGCTGCTGGCGTCCATCCACTCGTGCGAACGCACGTGCTGGCAGTTGCTTCGCCGGCTGGGGTCTTGCTCATCCCGGCAATCTATCCCACCATTCGGGGCAAGGTCGATGACGGTTCAGGCAAGAAGGCGGGGGTTCGATGGCGGAGGCGGTCTTGA
- the hpt gene encoding hypoxanthine phosphoribosyltransferase has protein sequence MAEAVLKRKDKGVARILIDADSVQQRVRELAAELDEVYLHETPLLIGVLNGAITFMTDLMRAMDAELKVDFMAVSSYGDDVTSSGAVRILKDLNENIEGRHVLIVEDIVDSGLTLSYLLDVLRRRNPADIKVVALLRKPKAEAMAVQTDLVGFDIPDEFVIGYGLDFAGRYRNLPYIGVLDPAEIEVTKSKTAILS, from the coding sequence ATGGCGGAGGCGGTCTTGAAGCGCAAGGACAAGGGGGTCGCGCGGATCCTCATCGATGCCGATTCGGTTCAGCAACGAGTGAGAGAGCTCGCCGCTGAGCTCGACGAAGTCTATCTGCATGAAACCCCACTCCTTATCGGCGTGCTCAATGGCGCCATCACGTTCATGACGGACCTGATGCGCGCGATGGATGCCGAACTGAAGGTCGATTTCATGGCCGTCTCCAGCTATGGCGATGATGTGACCAGTTCTGGCGCCGTGCGCATCCTCAAGGACCTGAACGAGAACATCGAAGGCCGCCACGTTCTCATCGTGGAAGACATCGTCGACAGCGGACTCACCCTGAGCTATCTGCTGGACGTCCTGCGGCGCCGAAACCCGGCCGATATCAAGGTCGTTGCCCTGCTGCGCAAACCGAAGGCAGAGGCGATGGCGGTGCAAACGGACCTGGTTGGGTTCGATATTCCGGACGAGTTCGTCATTGGCTATGGTCTCGACTTTGCGGGCCGCTACCGAAACCTGCCGTACATTGGTGTGCTGGATCCGGCGGAAATCGAAGTTACGAAAAGTAAGACTGCTATACTTTCGTAG
- the ftsH gene encoding ATP-dependent zinc metalloprotease FtsH, whose product MGDIRRLRSSAVWIVLIVAVVALWFLVVNDNDATTNKDFSAVAADIQAGEVQKLTIGEDSNTVRVAYIDPDTNDAKSILPGNTTIYEALEAYGVDVATAPPIDVKAASRWGSWLGALGFLLPTLFLIGIFLFMMRQAQGSNNQAVSFGKSRARLFSSNKPTVTFADVAGVDESKEELVEVVEFLKYPDKFQSLGARIPRGVLLVGPPGTGKTLLSRAVAGEAGVPFFSISGSEFVEMFVGVGASRVRDLFDQAKKSAPCIVFVDEIDAVGRQRGAGLGGSHDEREQTLNQILVEMDGFDSSTNVIVIAATNRPDVLDPALLRPGRFDRQVILDRPDIAGRRAILEVHSRGKPLEGDVSIDNLARQTPGFSGADLENLVNESAILAARRGKKTIGRHEMTEAIDRVLAGPQRKSRVISERERLMTAYHEAGHALVARMLPNADPVRKVSIVARGMMGGYTRVVPDEDRMFKTKRQFEDELAVFMAGHVAESMVFDEQSTGAANDIERATILARRMVTEFGMSENLGPLAFGKKDELVFLGREISEQRNYSDEVAFEIDKEIRMLVDRGLERAKEVVTSHFAQLEAIAELLMREETIEGEELEALFDSPRPKPTLVGPPATSPAASLITPAEDKKPRTKRNDSDDRDRPPLGGQMVPQPAG is encoded by the coding sequence ATGGGTGATATTCGACGCTTGCGCAGCAGTGCGGTCTGGATTGTCCTGATCGTCGCTGTTGTCGCGCTTTGGTTCCTTGTCGTCAACGACAACGATGCGACAACGAACAAGGATTTTTCTGCCGTCGCTGCCGATATCCAGGCCGGCGAGGTGCAGAAGCTGACGATCGGCGAAGACAGCAATACGGTTCGGGTCGCGTACATCGACCCGGATACCAACGATGCCAAGTCGATCCTTCCCGGCAACACCACCATCTATGAAGCGCTCGAGGCATATGGCGTCGATGTCGCTACTGCACCGCCAATCGATGTCAAGGCAGCGAGCCGCTGGGGCAGTTGGTTGGGGGCGTTGGGTTTCCTGCTGCCGACCCTTTTCCTGATCGGCATCTTCCTCTTCATGATGCGCCAGGCGCAAGGGTCGAACAATCAGGCCGTTTCGTTCGGCAAGAGCAGAGCGCGTCTCTTCAGCAGCAACAAGCCCACCGTTACGTTTGCCGACGTCGCCGGAGTCGACGAATCGAAGGAGGAGCTCGTCGAGGTCGTCGAGTTCCTGAAGTATCCAGACAAGTTCCAGTCGCTTGGCGCCCGAATTCCGCGCGGTGTCCTGTTGGTCGGACCCCCGGGAACCGGCAAGACCTTGCTCTCGCGTGCGGTGGCCGGGGAGGCGGGTGTGCCGTTCTTCAGCATTTCCGGTTCTGAGTTCGTGGAGATGTTCGTCGGCGTGGGCGCGAGCCGCGTGCGCGATCTCTTCGACCAGGCAAAGAAGAGCGCGCCATGCATTGTCTTCGTCGATGAAATCGACGCAGTCGGCCGGCAGCGCGGCGCCGGTCTGGGCGGCAGCCACGACGAACGCGAACAAACACTGAACCAGATTCTGGTCGAGATGGATGGATTCGACAGCAGCACGAATGTGATCGTGATCGCGGCAACCAACCGGCCCGATGTGCTCGATCCGGCGTTGCTGCGGCCCGGGAGATTCGATCGACAAGTCATCCTCGATCGGCCCGATATCGCCGGGCGGCGAGCCATTCTCGAAGTCCACTCCCGTGGGAAGCCACTGGAGGGCGATGTTTCGATCGACAACCTCGCGCGGCAAACGCCTGGCTTCTCCGGCGCAGACCTCGAGAACCTGGTGAACGAATCGGCAATCCTGGCGGCTCGGCGTGGCAAGAAGACCATTGGGCGTCACGAGATGACCGAAGCGATCGACCGGGTGCTGGCCGGCCCGCAGCGCAAGAGCCGGGTGATTTCTGAGCGGGAACGATTGATGACTGCCTATCACGAGGCCGGACATGCACTCGTGGCGCGCATGCTCCCAAATGCCGATCCGGTGCGCAAGGTCTCCATCGTGGCCCGCGGCATGATGGGTGGTTACACCCGCGTGGTGCCGGACGAGGACCGGATGTTCAAGACCAAGCGGCAGTTCGAGGACGAGCTCGCGGTGTTCATGGCCGGGCACGTGGCCGAATCGATGGTGTTCGACGAGCAATCGACTGGAGCCGCCAACGATATCGAGCGTGCCACCATCCTCGCGCGGCGCATGGTGACGGAATTTGGCATGAGCGAAAACCTCGGCCCCCTTGCCTTCGGCAAGAAGGACGAATTGGTCTTCCTCGGCCGCGAGATTAGCGAGCAACGGAACTACAGCGACGAAGTGGCATTCGAGATCGACAAGGAGATCCGAATGCTGGTCGACCGCGGACTGGAGCGCGCAAAGGAAGTCGTTACCTCGCACTTTGCGCAGCTGGAAGCGATTGCTGAGTTGCTCATGCGCGAGGAGACGATCGAAGGCGAAGAACTGGAAGCGCTCTTCGATTCGCCACGCCCGAAACCAACGCTCGTCGGCCCACCCGCCACAAGTCCGGCGGCATCGCTGATCACCCCGGCAGAGGACAAGAAGCCGCGCACCAAGCGGAACGACTCAGACGATCGTGATCGGCCGCCGCTCGGTGGACAGATGGTGCCGCAACCCGCAGGGTAG
- a CDS encoding PrsW family glutamic-type intramembrane protease — translation MARASRKTDRIHDPRLVFAILAVLAVLGGVAAARILTLLDLYSHHEHLLRVFFIALFFSTILTGLTTLILRWLDRRDPLPWQLYASLLAWGAILSTGLALPANQRILRDVDRWVEKNDLIPYAGENRGFLLGAPIAGPLVEETLKGVGLLLVFFLFRSFFRSPRDGFIMGALVGAGFNWFESALYVANDYAEWGVHTYGTELGGRYGLFGFAGHALFTGLTGLGLGYAAVSKTRVRAVAWALLGYFLAVTAHLVNNGLGVAVVVILHTMGKPIPDLSAPTEENPFLSSWMSASLRSFFMFLPSVLLILYTLVRTGRWEEKTIQTELAGEPDTVISEKERARLARETHWRMRRYPWESRRHSRSIVAEQNRLAFLKYQVEQEGGDVQTDPEIVAQRARIERIRASS, via the coding sequence TTGGCGCGTGCTTCGCGCAAGACCGACCGGATCCATGACCCTCGACTGGTCTTTGCGATTCTGGCGGTACTGGCAGTTCTTGGCGGTGTGGCTGCCGCGCGCATATTGACGTTGCTCGATCTCTATTCGCATCATGAGCATCTTCTGCGGGTGTTCTTCATTGCGCTTTTCTTCTCCACCATTCTCACCGGATTGACGACACTCATCCTGAGATGGCTCGATCGGCGCGATCCACTGCCCTGGCAACTGTACGCATCGCTTCTTGCGTGGGGGGCAATCCTCAGCACCGGACTGGCGTTGCCTGCGAATCAGCGAATCCTCAGAGATGTCGATCGGTGGGTCGAGAAAAACGACCTGATTCCATACGCTGGCGAGAATCGAGGCTTCCTGCTTGGCGCTCCGATTGCCGGCCCCCTCGTCGAGGAGACGCTCAAAGGGGTTGGCTTGCTTTTGGTTTTCTTCCTCTTTCGCTCGTTCTTCCGCAGTCCTCGTGACGGATTCATCATGGGCGCGCTCGTCGGGGCCGGATTCAACTGGTTCGAGTCCGCGCTCTACGTTGCCAATGACTATGCGGAATGGGGCGTCCACACCTATGGCACCGAACTGGGAGGGCGCTACGGACTGTTCGGGTTCGCCGGGCATGCGTTGTTCACGGGACTGACCGGGCTCGGCCTGGGCTATGCGGCTGTCAGCAAGACCCGCGTTCGCGCGGTGGCCTGGGCGCTCCTTGGGTACTTCCTCGCGGTGACCGCCCACCTGGTCAACAACGGGCTTGGCGTTGCCGTGGTCGTGATCCTGCACACGATGGGCAAGCCGATTCCCGATCTCAGCGCTCCGACCGAGGAGAATCCGTTTCTCTCCAGCTGGATGAGCGCCAGTCTCCGCAGCTTTTTCATGTTCCTGCCATCGGTCTTGCTCATTCTCTACACATTGGTGCGCACGGGTCGATGGGAGGAGAAAACGATTCAGACCGAGCTGGCTGGCGAACCTGACACCGTCATCTCGGAAAAAGAGCGCGCCCGGTTGGCCCGTGAGACCCATTGGCGCATGCGCCGCTATCCATGGGAGTCACGGCGCCACTCCAGATCGATCGTGGCCGAGCAGAACCGTCTCGCGTTCCTCAAGTATCAGGTTGAACAAGAAGGTGGCGATGTGCAGACCGATCCGGAAATCGTTGCCCAACGAGCGCGCATCGAACGGATTCGCGCCTCATCGTGA
- a CDS encoding pyridoxamine 5'-phosphate oxidase family protein: protein MGRIFKGIDSQLEAWISKQPLFFVATAPSGSEGHVNVSPKGGSGLFRVLGPNTVSYLDLVGSGAETIAHLRENGRIVVMFCALEGAPKVIRLHGVGRVVDPGHPEYEKRMAAFEPSEDTTLISRSIIVIDVERIADSCGFMVPRMKLVDEREQLVRWAEKQQAKNGESWKSNYIQANNVTSIDGLPALERDGFVDDDLARFSSDGKAL, encoded by the coding sequence GTGGGACGTATTTTCAAGGGCATCGATTCCCAGCTCGAGGCCTGGATCAGCAAGCAGCCGCTCTTCTTTGTCGCCACTGCGCCATCCGGCAGCGAAGGCCACGTCAACGTTTCACCGAAAGGGGGCAGCGGCCTCTTTCGCGTTCTCGGTCCAAACACGGTTTCCTACCTGGATTTGGTCGGGAGCGGAGCGGAAACGATCGCTCACTTGCGTGAGAACGGGCGCATCGTTGTGATGTTCTGCGCGTTAGAGGGTGCTCCGAAGGTGATTCGGCTGCATGGCGTCGGTCGGGTCGTCGATCCCGGCCACCCCGAGTACGAAAAGCGGATGGCGGCCTTCGAGCCTTCGGAGGATACGACGCTCATTTCTCGATCGATCATCGTGATCGATGTCGAGCGGATCGCGGATTCATGCGGATTCATGGTTCCGCGCATGAAGCTCGTGGACGAGCGGGAACAACTGGTGCGGTGGGCCGAGAAACAGCAAGCGAAAAACGGCGAGTCGTGGAAATCGAACTACATCCAGGCCAACAACGTCACCAGCATCGACGGTTTGCCGGCGCTGGAGCGTGACGGCTTTGTGGACGACGATCTCGCCCGCTTCTCGAGCGACGGAAAAGCGCTGTAG